In Phragmites australis chromosome 16, lpPhrAust1.1, whole genome shotgun sequence, one DNA window encodes the following:
- the LOC133895459 gene encoding probable E3 ubiquitin-protein ligase XBOS35 isoform X1 → MGLLGMMGDSFGCSATGERLVSAARDGDIQEARALLELNPRLSRYSTFGIRNSPLHYSAAKGHHEIVSLLIESGVNINLRNCRGQTALMQACLYGHWKVVQILVLFKANIHRKDCFSGTTAIHFAALKGHTRCIRLLVADYVPSLPEFWNIMRGKSTDETKKDVFDVVALRRLINGKSDGGVTPLHLAALHGHAESMQLLLDLGASVSEVTVNDGSTIDLIGSGSTPLHYAACGGSAVCCQLLIAAGANMGAENTNGLTPLMVARSWHKNSVEGILSKQPEGRVRILPSPYLCLPLMSIVKIARECGWRKTSASSTCHDPCVICLEVECTVAAEGCGHEFCTKCALYLCSTTSSSTSIHGVPGSISCPLCRHTIVSFMKLTSTSPIKELPWTSTSLALCAAGANTGSNYTSSMHQRSDMRRLRSSSVQLGCASFRSISSGKLSSIKLNCIGADEAMPCLVNCLRPDVQRSSSYRERIRRYSEF, encoded by the exons ATGGGGCTCTTAGGCATGATGGGTGACTCGTTCGGTTGTTCGGCTACTGGCGAGCGACTCGTCTCCGCCGCAAGGGATGGAGACATCCAGGAGGCTAGGGCTCTCTTGGAGCTCAACCCCCGCCTTTCACGGTACTCGACATTCGGTATCCGGAACTCACCGCTCCATTACTCGGCAGCAAAGGGCCACCATGAG ATCGTCTCCCTCCTAATCGAATCTGGCGTCAATATCAACCTTAGGAATTGTAGAGGGCAG ACTGCTCTAATGCAAGCTTGTCTATATGGTCATTGGAAAGTTGTACAGATTCTAGTTCTTTTTAAAGCCAAT ATTCACAGAAAAGATTGTTTTAGTGGCACAACAGCTATTCATTTTGCCGCCCTGAAAGGTCATACTCGGTGCATTCGGCTTCTTGTGGCTGATTACGTGCCTAGCTTGCCGGAGTTTTGGAATATTATGCGTGGAAAGTCCACGGATGAAACAAAAAAGGACGTCTTTGATGTGGT AGCTCTCCGGAGACTAATCAATGGAAAGTCAGATGGTGGCGTCACCCCGCTTCACTTGGCAGCCCTACATGGGCATGCTGAGAGTATGCAATTGCTGTTAGACCTTGGAGCTTCTGTCTCTGAGGTCACTGTCAATGATGGTTCAACTATTGATCTCATTG GTTCAGGGAGCACACCCCTCCATTACGCGGCATGTGGTGGAAGTGCTGTATGTTGCCAA CTTCTCATTGCAGCAGGAGCGAACATGGGAGCTGAAAACACTAACGG GCTGACTCCATTGATGGTGGCTCGTTCATGGCACAAAAACAGTGTTGAAGGTATCCTAAGCAAACAGCCAGAAGGCCGAGTACGCATTCTTCCTTCACCTTACCTGTGTCTCCCACTGATGAGCATTGTCAAAATTGCTCG GGAATGTGGATGGAGAAAAACTTCTGCCTCATCTACTTGTCATGATCCATGCGTCATATGTTTGGAGGTGGAATGTACGGTAGCTGCAGAAG GTTGTGGCCATGAGTTCTGCACCAAATGTGCACTCTATTTGTGCTCCACCACTAGCAGCTCAACATCCATCCACGGTGTGCCTGGCTCCATATCTTGCCCTTTGTGCAGGCACACCATTGTCtcattcatgaaactcaccagTACTTCCCCAATAAAGGAGCTTCCGTGGACTAGCACATCATTAGCTCTATGTGCGGCGGGTGCAAACACTGGTTCCAATTATACCAGCTCTATGCATCAACGGTCTGACATGCGTCGTTTGCGCTCCTCCTCAGTTCAGCTGGGATGTGCTTCTTTCAGATCCATCAGCTCTGGGAAATTGTCGTCAATAAAGTTGAATTGCATAGGAGCTGATGAGGCGATGCCTTGCCTCGTTAACTGTCTCAGGCCAGATGTGCAGCGATCATCTTCGTACAGGGAAAGAATTAGGAGATACTCAGAGTTCTGA
- the LOC133895459 gene encoding probable E3 ubiquitin-protein ligase XBOS35 isoform X2, with translation MGLLGMMGDSFGCSATGERLVSAARDGDIQEARALLELNPRLSRYSTFGIRNSPLHYSAAKGHHEIVSLLIESGVNINLRNCRGQTALMQACLYGHWKVVQILVLFKANIHRKDCFSGTTAIHFAALKGHTRCIRLLVADYVPSLPEFWNIMRGKSTDETKKDVFDVVALRRLINGKSDGGVTPLHLAALHGHAESMQLLLDLGASVSEVTVNDGSTIDLIGSGSTPLHYAACGGSAVCCQLLIAAGANMGAENTNGLTPLMVARSWHKNSVEGILSKQPEGRGMWMEKNFCLIYLS, from the exons ATGGGGCTCTTAGGCATGATGGGTGACTCGTTCGGTTGTTCGGCTACTGGCGAGCGACTCGTCTCCGCCGCAAGGGATGGAGACATCCAGGAGGCTAGGGCTCTCTTGGAGCTCAACCCCCGCCTTTCACGGTACTCGACATTCGGTATCCGGAACTCACCGCTCCATTACTCGGCAGCAAAGGGCCACCATGAG ATCGTCTCCCTCCTAATCGAATCTGGCGTCAATATCAACCTTAGGAATTGTAGAGGGCAG ACTGCTCTAATGCAAGCTTGTCTATATGGTCATTGGAAAGTTGTACAGATTCTAGTTCTTTTTAAAGCCAAT ATTCACAGAAAAGATTGTTTTAGTGGCACAACAGCTATTCATTTTGCCGCCCTGAAAGGTCATACTCGGTGCATTCGGCTTCTTGTGGCTGATTACGTGCCTAGCTTGCCGGAGTTTTGGAATATTATGCGTGGAAAGTCCACGGATGAAACAAAAAAGGACGTCTTTGATGTGGT AGCTCTCCGGAGACTAATCAATGGAAAGTCAGATGGTGGCGTCACCCCGCTTCACTTGGCAGCCCTACATGGGCATGCTGAGAGTATGCAATTGCTGTTAGACCTTGGAGCTTCTGTCTCTGAGGTCACTGTCAATGATGGTTCAACTATTGATCTCATTG GTTCAGGGAGCACACCCCTCCATTACGCGGCATGTGGTGGAAGTGCTGTATGTTGCCAA CTTCTCATTGCAGCAGGAGCGAACATGGGAGCTGAAAACACTAACGG GCTGACTCCATTGATGGTGGCTCGTTCATGGCACAAAAACAGTGTTGAAGGTATCCTAAGCAAACAGCCAGAAGGCCGA GGAATGTGGATGGAGAAAAACTTCTGCCTCATCTACTTGTCATGA